The sequence GCGTTTGACCCATCTTCTGGAGTGTTGCGATGTCGCGTTGCCCGCTGCTTGTGCTCGGTGTGATCGGTTTGCTGGCCCCGCTGCTGTGCAGCGCTGCCGATAGCGCACCGCAGCGTCTGTTGATTGCCGATGTGCAGGGCGAGGACACCCGCAGCCCGTACGACGGCCGCGTGGTCGAGGTCGAAGGCATCGTCACTGCCGATACGCGAGCCGGGATGGCTGGCCTGTTCGTGCAGCAGCCCGGCTTCGAGCCGCGGCGCTCGCATGGGTTGTTCGTCACCGGCGCCGGCAGTGCCGAGGTGGCGGTGGGTGATCGCCTCCGCATCGTCGGCACGGTGCGTGAGGTGTCGGCAGGCGGCCAGACGACGTTGACCACGGTGGATGCCAGCAGCATCGAGCGGCTCGCCAGCGGCCAGCCAGTCCCGGTGCGCATGCTCAGTGGGCCGCCTGCCAATTGGGAAGCGCTGGAAGGCGAGCACGTCCGCATTGCCGCGCTGACGCTCAACGGCAGCGACCGTCTGGACACCTACGGCGAGCTGGTCGCCGCATTCGGCGGGCGGCTGTGGCAGCCAAGCGAAGTCGCCGCCGCAGGCACCCCGGCCTTTGCTCAGGTCGAAGCGGACAACGCACGCCGCCGCGTGCTGCTGGACGATGCGCGCAACGGACGCAGCCCCAAGATCGTGGCGTATCTACAGCCCGATGCGGTGCTGCGTAGCGGCAGCCTGCTCAAGTCGGTGGATGGCATCGTCGACCAACGCTACGACGGCCAGTACCGCATCCAGGTACTCAACCCGTTGACGTTGCCCGCCATGCCGACTGCGGTGGCGCCGCAGGTAGGCGGCGATCTGCGCATCGCCTCGTTCAATCTTGAGAACTTCTTCAACGGCAATGGCCGCGGCGGTGGTTTCCCGACCAAGCGCGGTGCGCGCACGCATGAGCAATTCCAGGCCCAGCTGAGCAAGCTGGTTGCCACCATCGTGCCGTTG comes from Xanthomonas vesicatoria ATCC 35937 and encodes:
- a CDS encoding ExeM/NucH family extracellular endonuclease — translated: MSRCPLLVLGVIGLLAPLLCSAADSAPQRLLIADVQGEDTRSPYDGRVVEVEGIVTADTRAGMAGLFVQQPGFEPRRSHGLFVTGAGSAEVAVGDRLRIVGTVREVSAGGQTTLTTVDASSIERLASGQPVPVRMLSGPPANWEALEGEHVRIAALTLNGSDRLDTYGELVAAFGGRLWQPSEVAAAGTPAFAQVEADNARRRVLLDDARNGRSPKIVAYLQPDAVLRSGSLLKSVDGIVDQRYDGQYRIQVLNPLTLPAMPTAVAPQVGGDLRIASFNLENFFNGNGRGGGFPTKRGARTHEQFQAQLSKLVATIVPLQADVAALMELENDGDGADAAVAQLVAALNAAGKDKDWQFVDTANGPGDDAIRVGMIYRNSQVTPVGKPATLTGGPFDSHSRVPLAQAFRSNRGATFVVVANHFKSKGCGNASGADADQQDGQACWNATRTESAKRLHQWLQTDPTGAQTKLAVLLGDFNAYAMETPMRSLRASGWQDAFAVAGVKQPYSYVYDGMSGRLDHALLSPAMAKQLRGAVEWHVNADAMDDAGYAKRNLPGPWRSSDHDPVLLGFSL